AGACGAAGCGGTTCATGCGCAAGTACGTGTTCAGCTCGTGGCAGTTGCTCACCTTCGTCGCCGCCATCTTGATGCTCCTGCTCACCACGCTCCAGGCCTTCTGCTCCGTCTACACCTGCTCCCGGTGGTTCGGCGCCGTCACCGTCGCGAAGGCGAGGTGATTGGATTGGACTCGCCGGCGAGCCTTTCTGGATCGGGATACGCGACATGATTTGCAATCTGCATGGACCATGGGGGATTGGTGGCTTGGTTGGACGTGGACCCGTGGTATCTCAGTTTTTTTGGGTAGTGTGGGTTTGTAATTCGTTGTTGGTTTGATGTCCAAAGTAGTAAATTGGTTGTGAAGAGTGacatttacatttgtatttgTGGTGATTTTGAAATGCTAAACGGTATGAGTAATCAAGAAGGCTtaaaatttttttttcttataagcATGGGAGGTAGCCATCATTTGTTATTTATTTTCGTATATGCATGACGTATAGCACGGGCCTTCAAAAGAGTGCTTAATCAAACAACCGTCTTAATTTAATCAAAGTGACTTAGACTTAAGAGGATCTAAACAAACTTTAGATATCACGTGTGATAAAATATTGCGCTGAAGCCAGCGTGAAGCATGCTAGGAGTTTCTAATATCCTCTGCCAACGACTTGAACTAGTTCAaaacttcagagttcagactaaAGTCCAGTACCGTAGATTACAAATAAAGAAGTCGCAACCTCTATAATGATACAAAAACAAATTTAGTAGAGCCCAGATAAGGTTTGCTTGTTGTAGCTGTCGATCTGAAATTAATAATTCAAGACGATTCGCTCGCTAGGAGTCATCGTGACATGGACATTTGATCAAAGAAAAGTCGTAGCAAAGCTCCGAATTCATGATTGCATATGTATTAGGGGCGAGATGATGGTATGCTGGTCTCACCAGATCGTCCATTCTATAAAGTAGAGATCGGACTAGACTCAGCCCCATTTGGAAATTAGAATGTCAGCGATCAAATTATTGTTATTGTGTCTATAAAGTTATTGATCTCGAAAGTTATTGTGTCTACTAGGGGATTTAAAGCCTGCTACTGGGTATCCATACCCTTTCCCCAAATCCACACCCGCTTCAAATAGGGAGGGTATgagtagaaaattatatacccattagAAATGGAGAGGTTAGGGTATGAGAAGAGGTACAATTAATCAATTggatgtgtatatatatatatatgtagcacaaagttaattatccattggatatgggtgGGATTGGGGAAGGTAaggagtggataataattatttggatttaGGTGTGAAGGTTTGCCTATACCCTCCCCAGTGACAGGCGTATTAAGCCCCCTTCCCCACCCGATGTTTGAATGATGATACATCCTCATCATCGCAAACCTCCATCCCCAACAACTGATGATGGCATCTGTTACATTTGTTTTAATTGTGAGACGATGGCATGGTGGTCTCACCCAATCGTCCATTCTGTAAAGTAGAGATTGGACTAAGCTCAGACCTATTGAACTTTCTTacagtacacaatactactacttaagACCTAACTGTCCAATAGTAAGGGGAACTTAGTCTGAATTCCTTGGAGCATCTTTGCGAATAGGTTAAAGACTAGGGTTAAACATACAAAAAGGTGGGCTTGGACTTAATTGTTGTAGGTGGAATTTTAATAGGGAGTTATGTGCAAGCTTTACAAGACACATAAATTAGGGTTTTGTTTATGAGTTTCTTCAGGGGCCTTCATGCAAAATATTAGGAACGGATCTTCTTCCTCGTCGGGCTGCCGGCGGCTGTGTTTCTTGTTGGCTACCGGCGGCTCTAGTGGTCGGCCTCATTAGGGCTCCAGCGAGCCAGAACTTTGGTAAGAGCAGCGAATGGAaagaggaggccgtggggaTTCCGTTTGTTGGTCTTCGGTCGCTCATAATGCGGTGTCAGCGGAGCAGCTGAGGGCGGCGGCACTTCCTGGTTCGGCCATGGCGACGCATGGTGGTGCCTGAGTGTCGGGTCTCGGTACGAGAGAGGGGCATCTTGGGATGAACATCTAGGATCCGATGATAATACCCTTATATTATCAATACTAGTCTCGTATACTATCTATATCATAAGTGAAGTTTTCAGgagtatacaattaattttaacCATCGGATCCTTTTATACTAGTCCTTCTCGAATGGTAGTATATCCTAGTATTGTATACCATAAAAGAGCTCGACCCATTTGGGAGTTAGAATGTCAACGATCGAGTTATTGTGTTAATATATTTATTAATTTGAAATTTATTGTGTCTACCAGGGGGCTTAagcccctcccccaccccaaCATTTGATCCGTCCATGTTCAGAGCACTTCGAGTTTCTATAGATTATTTTAATGGTCATCTCCTGCACACAAAAATGATGACATATACATCCTCATTATTGCGAGCGCCCATCCCCATTACTAATTGGAAGAAGATCTCATACAGCTTTGCCATCTCCCTCTCCAAACtcaagctaaaatttagcaagtcTGCTATAAAATCACGATCCAACAAAGTTGATATCCGGATGGCCATCCCATCCAGCTTGCCAAATGCTCCCCAACACTCTCCAAACTTGACAAGCGAGTTTGGCTTGCCTaatgtgcaaaatggagagTCTGTTGTAGCGTGAAATGGAAAAGCTGTTAGAGTGGATGAAGAGTGTAGATTTTTAGTGAGGAAACTAGCTATTGGAATTTAGAGAATGGGAAATTGATAGTCTGTTGGAATGAGCAACTCAATATAGAAAGGGATCTTTTTGCCAACTTGATTAGAGAATCAAATAGAGAGTGGATAGTTTGGAGGGCTCGCATATTAATTTGGGACATCATGTGTGGAGATGTGTCGATATATATATCAGCCAGACTTTTTATCAGCTTATTAAGTTGATTTTTAGTTATTAAACTAAAGCACCTACTAAAATTTAGACGATTGGTCAAGGCATTGCTAGCTTCAGGCCAGGGTATATCAAGGTGGTCTTAGCTTTCAGAAGGAAAAAGCAACACCAAAGATTTGGGACCGAAAGCGGTTAAAGTAAAATAATTTTAATACAAACAAAGCTGAGCCCCTTCCTATCGTTACGATGGGATTGCCTTTTTGTTCAACAGATATAAATGATAATGCTGCCCGCGTTTTGGTATTAAAAAATGATGGTACATATGAAGAGAACACTGATATTGGCCGGGAAATAGCAGCTTTTTTCGCGAAGGCTAATCCAGATACTATAGCGCAGAGCCCATACATAGGGCTTATTCGTGATATGGATCATTTGGAAGAAGTATCCCCAGCCAATGGAGGTCAAGGAGGCGAGCAAGCAGCGGGGAACACAGGGAAGCCGGCCCAGCCAATCCAGTCGATGCCCCTCAGGTTGCTATTCATCATGACGCTCCTCGCCCTTCCGAAGCTCCTCAGGCTATGGATTATTTTGCGGGTAGCCCGCTAGATCCATTTTCCATTCAccctctcgctctcgctctcggTCTCGGTTTGGTCttacttatttctttttttccttcggAAACTATGGGAAAAAATGAGGAGTCGGGAACAGCAAGAAATCTTAAGAAAAATCCTGCTCGGGAGCTAGATCTCAATCAAACTCCTCCCGCAGAGCAAGTTGAGCCGGACGTTGTTGATGGCGGGGGGACTAGAGGGGAAATTGAGTTCGTTTCGGAGTGGGTCCAAGCAAATTAAAGAGGATGAGTTGTCAGAGACTACTATTTATTTGAATTATTTCTGATCTTTTCATTCTAATACTCTATCCAAGAGTTCTTTGTATTTAGTAAAGTTGTTCCTATCTAACGGAAGGCTCCTGGATCAAATGACAAAGACATTGTTTGTGGAGAAAGAGGTGGCTTTTCCTGGATGAAATATTTGATTTGTGTAACAGGAGAAAGATTTCCCACTCCAAATGACATCACAAACAATCCGGATTAGAGATGGTATGGCATTGGCGATCCGACTAGCTCACAAACGGAAGCAAGATGGTGCTCTCAAAAAATTGTCCCTTCTATAAAGTAGATCGCAAATTTTCCGTGGGATATGAGAATTCAGTATGGATACTAGCAACAAATTGCATAATGAGTACTTCCCAAAACATATTCGCAAATGTACACATTGATCATCAGTACAAGATGTTAGATACAAGAAAAATATCTTTGGAAcccttaaaaaaataaaatctttGAATAATTTGGACTTTGGAAATCAAGCCGAATTCCCACACAAACCCCATTCCTTAGTGATTCTCGGGCCCAAATACACCGCCGAGCCTGGTCAATAATATGGCGAAGGTCCAGCGCTTTGTTGAGCCCATGGCATATCTAGCGACGGCCCAACGTCATATTGAGCCCATAGCATCTCGTGTTCTACGGCCCAACACATTATTTAACGCGGCAATCATACAATCCCATACGCATTGCACGACAATTCGATTCTGTTATCCTATCCCATATTCCCATcacgtaaaaaaaaaaaaaacttgattcCTATAGCCGCGATCCGAGCATGAGCGTGTCCACGCAGATGCCGCCGGGTGAAAGATCCCGACGGAGCTGGTGAACGCCGTGGTTGCCCGCCTCGACGTCTTcagcgcggcgcggctcgccgccgtccgcgccccGTGGGCCAGGACGGTCATCGCCGCGAAACCCTCCCTGCCCTCGGCAAGCCGTGCCTGCTGGCTTCGTACGAGTTGTACGACACCGACGACGAGGAAGCCAACGACTACACCTTCTACACGCTCGACCTGCGCACCGTGGACGCCGGCAAcgtcgcgccgccggcgccgcccgccgtgctGGAAGCCTTCCGCGTCCGGTTCTGGGTCGGCGGCAGGGGAGCTtggctcgccgccgtcgacgaggGTCGAGGGCTGCAACGCGCAGCTCGTCAGCCTCTACACCGGCGACGGGGTCGACCTGCAGGTCGTGTCCACCATCACCGACGTCGAGCCCATCGCCTACCACTGCAAGGTCCAGGTCCGTCACGCAACGTGGCAGTGGCACGACACGTACACCTTCCGCAAGATCGCGGTGTGCGACACGCCATCGTCGAAGACGCCGACGGTACCGCCTACCTAGCGGTCGCGATCGTCACCAGCCGGATCACATCGCcgtcgcgcgcggcggcgaccggagcTGGACGGCGCTGAAGAACCACCCCGGCCTGCCGGTCGGTTACGACGACGCCCTCGTGCACAGGAGCAGGGTCTTCGCCGTCAAACGCCACGGGCGACGTGTTCACCTGagacctccgcgccgccgccggcccgtgcCCTGACCCGGATCGGAGCGCATCCCAGCGCCCGCCGGAGCCACGCACGGCGGCGACAGCGAGTCGGCATACGTGTACCAGTGGGATTAGCTCTAGCGTATACACGTCTTGGCACATGATAAATCACCCAGATTGATACTGCAGTTCATACGCAAAGGCCTCGTTCGGCAGCTCACGAACGGTTCCAGGTCAGGAATAAGTGGATTCAGCCCTTTCACTCATTCCAGGTCAGGAATGAATCTGAGGATGAGGAGATAGGGTTCCAATCCAGATCAAAAAGTGTGGGAGGATTCCAATCCAGATCCGTTTTCATTTCAAGCCGGACAAAAAAAACGACACTTTCATTGTAAGGCTAGTTTCAAACCGAGCCATTTCAAACCACCCGGAACAGGCTTCGTTCCGAGCCAATCCGCTGGAAACGAACGGGGCCTAAGAGTATCTCAAAATAAGAACGAATATACAACCCAATGGTGCCCGACAGTCCAAAGAAAGTGAACTATCACCCTCATCCAGACGAATTTTGTTCATTTCTAAAAAGGAGTGGAGAGCTacgcataaaagaaaaaaatcaaaacatagAACAAGACAAAATGGAAGAGTCGACAAGCACGCCAATGCAGTAGCGAAGGAGGGATGTAGGTGTCGCTTCGTGCTTCATCTACACCATTTACCATACACGTGCAATTACAAGGTAAATTAATTATAAAGTTAATAATAAGTTTATTCTATCAAAAGATGTTATCAGATAATTTTTTCGGATATTTTTTCAGCTCGGTCTCCGGGACCACCGCTGCAGCCAGGCACGTCTCGCCAGCCACCACAACTTTGAGTCTTTGACCCGTGGGCCGCTGACACAGCTCTCATGCCACCCCAACCGTGGTCACGTGATTCCACTCGTCCTGTTCTCGCATATGATGGTACGATGGTtttgtgataaaaaaaaattaattacaaaTGTTGTTTACGCCATCACTTCACAGGTGACGAGCAAGTTGTTTCATCCGTTGGATTGCAATTTTTTCTGCGGGAATTATTGAGCTAATTATTTTAAGAAATATAAGCTTTGCACTTTGAACAAGGAgaaaaacattacattttttttaGCACAGGAGAAAAACATTACGATACTGGAGTCGAGACGAAAACTTTCCAGCCCACTGCCTCGGCCCAAGATGgcctgtctctctctctctctctctagtcgCTGCAACGGCCCGACCCAGCGAACCTGTCTCGGTCGATCTCGCACCAAAAACCCTGAGATCTCGGTCGCTTGCCCGGGCGATGATGACGCCGACCGTCTCCACCGGGATCGCGATCGATTGCCGAATCCCCTTCCCTTTTTACACCCACTTTCCCCGCATTTCTTCCCACCTCCAAGCCACGCGCCCCCGCGCACACGGCTCCAAACCGGCCACCCCCCAAGCcccaagccaagccaagccaagccagCCCACCGTCCCGGCGCGGCGGCAACCAcggccggccgcgcggccgTACTGCCCAAACCCCCATTAAAATCCCCACGCGATCCTGAGGAGGAGCACCGCAGCGCGACCCCCTCCGCTCCACCTCCAGTCCCGGCGAGCGAGatgcggggcggcgcggcggcggtgaagtcAGGGAGCCGCCCGCCGTGGCTGGGGCTTGGCGCGGCGGTGTGGGTgcaggtggcgggcggcgccagCTCCACATTCGCGCTCTACTCGCACGCGCTCAAGGtggccctcgccgccgaccaGCGCCACCTCGCGCTGCTCGCGGTCGCCTGCGACGTCGGCGAGAACCTGGGACTGCTCCCCGGGGTGCTCTGCAACCGCCTCCACCCggcgctgctcctcctcgtcggcgccggtgCGTGCTTGCTCGGGTACGGCGCCGTATGGCTCCTCGTCtccggcgccgcgcccgcgctgcCCTACTGGCTGGTGAGCCGCCGTCTCTCTTGGCTGCTTCTCCGATCAACTAGTTCTAGGATCGATTTGTTGAGATtccttttttaataaaaaaaagatacgTTGCGTCTTCATACGCATCAGTATTATTGGTAATTTTCTATAAGGTTGCGCAATGGGGGTTGAATTGCTTCACTGTGCTGATGTGTAGGTTTAGAGGAAAAGTCCTAGTTTTGCGCCTAGCTGTTGCTTTCATACTTTTGCCGTGCAATGTAGGATCTTCTGGTGTTAATTTGGAGTGGAACTTGTACTGGAAGTCTGGAAAACATGTCTCTTTCTGAGATTCCATGAACAACTGGAAACACCGAGAGTACCCACTAGCAAACAGTCTTGATTGCACACTTGGGCAAATAGAAAGGCAGCATTGGACTTTAGTTTACGGCAATATGCACGTAGGTATGTCTTGATGGTGATGGAGGTGGATTTTTACAAGACAGATCCTGGAGGAGTTAGGTGTGGTGCTTTGGGATTAGCCTTactgtttttttccccttcttgaAGTGAGGTTTGCATTGCTTTGCTATCTCCGATTTGAGCCAATCTTTGTTCTGTTGGATAATGTAATTTGAATAATTGCTTTCCTCCAGATTTGGTTTGCATTATGTCTTGCTGCGAACGGTGGCGCGTGGTTGGGGACTGCCGTTCTAGTGACCAACATGAGGAACTTCCCGCTCAGTAGAGGTGCTGTTGCTGGCATTCTTAAAGGGTATTCTGGTTTAAGTGCTGCTGTCTACACTGAAATATATACTGGAGTGCTTGGTGATTCACCCATAAACCTTTTGCTCCTTCTCACTCTGGGAGTTCCTGCTATATGCCTTCTGACAATGTACTTTGTTCGCCCTTGTGAACCCTCTCTGGTGGAGACCAATGCAGAGCAACTCCATTTCCTGTTTGCTCAAATTGCGAGTATTCTTCTTGGGTTTTATCTGGTTGGGGCTACGATACTGGATCATGTCGTGACTCTCAATGACATTATGAACTGTTCTCTGCTTGCCATTATGGTTCTTCTCATTTTTGCTCCCCTGGCAATACCGTTGAAGATGACGTTATGCCCAAAGAGAAAAGGACCATCAGATTCGTCAGATAATGATCATACAGAATCACTTCTGCCTTCTTCCTCTGAATCAAACCTTGGTAATTTTGAAGAATATGATTCAACGGATATCGACATTCTTTTAGCTGAGGGTGAAGGGGCTATAAAGCCAAAGAGAAGAAGACCAAGAAGGGGAGAGGACTTCAGGTTTCGTGAAGCGATTCTGAAGGCAGATTTCTGGCTTCTCTTTGCAATATACTTTGTTGGGGTTGGATCTGGAATCACTGTACTTAACAATCTAGCACAAATAGGAATCGCAGCAGGTGCTGTCGACACAACCATCTCACTCTCTGTCTTCAGCTTCTGCAACTTTTTTGGACGTTTGGGAGGTGGTGCTGTTTCTGAGTATTTTGTCAGGTAACAGAATATGTTGCTTTAACTTGGctgcttttatttttttcgaaataATTGATTTCATATGATGTTCATTTCTTGGCTTCAATAATTTTATCAGTTTCCCAATTTTTTTGGCCTAGTGAGAGCTGGCTGCTGAGAGATACCTGGTAGAAAACCGGTGCATTTTTTATAGCTCCCAACTCCTAAGATTTATTACATTTCCAATCTGTCTCAATTATTAGAAGACTGCATTGCAGtctgaaattttgaatttttttccctGAAGAATAATTCCATAGCATTCTTTTGGAGTGTGAAAAGAGCTCTCAGGGTCTCAGTGTTTGAAGTAAAGGATTTTTATTGACAAATAAATAGCTCTAGTTGATTGCATACACTCTTTCCAAAACATGCACATGCTGACATGCCCTCTCACGTTACACAGTAG
Above is a genomic segment from Setaria viridis chromosome 4, Setaria_viridis_v4.0, whole genome shotgun sequence containing:
- the LOC117852915 gene encoding protein NUCLEAR FUSION DEFECTIVE 4, translating into MRGGAAAVKSGSRPPWLGLGAAVWVQVAGGASSTFALYSHALKVALAADQRHLALLAVACDVGENLGLLPGVLCNRLHPALLLLVGAGACLLGYGAVWLLVSGAAPALPYWLIWFALCLAANGGAWLGTAVLVTNMRNFPLSRGAVAGILKGYSGLSAAVYTEIYTGVLGDSPINLLLLLTLGVPAICLLTMYFVRPCEPSLVETNAEQLHFLFAQIASILLGFYLVGATILDHVVTLNDIMNCSLLAIMVLLIFAPLAIPLKMTLCPKRKGPSDSSDNDHTESLLPSSSESNLGNFEEYDSTDIDILLAEGEGAIKPKRRRPRRGEDFRFREAILKADFWLLFAIYFVGVGSGITVLNNLAQIGIAAGAVDTTISLSVFSFCNFFGRLGGGAVSEYFVRARTLPRSVLIICTQVVMIITYLLFALGQRTTLYVSVALLGICYGVQFSVIISISSELFGLKHFGKIYNFIALANPVGAFLFNTLAGYVYDLEVEKQKAGMVDTDIACHGPNCFRLTFYVLSGAACLGTLLSTVLTVRVRPVYQMLYAGGSFSQPRTSAH